From a single Mobula birostris isolate sMobBir1 chromosome 13, sMobBir1.hap1, whole genome shotgun sequence genomic region:
- the LOC140207787 gene encoding oxidized low-density lipoprotein receptor 1-like — protein sequence MDVNVELAEMGPQSPSNDGLTATSPELNIGKDIDEREDPPIASGSGGMPTTAQTGAHEQESKLKIGNRPFRLICLLCLVTSALIVIVIGLSIHVSQIRQSQTTFDQNCHELNSTLQTKVSEISHLNHSEKTCLKNLTALKTNLSVLVRMHNDLRHQITEIKTKLRSVKNSMAQICEFLISRREERCPGNWTENADRCYFISALEKSYDAARNHCSNVDASLLEINSNKEKDFVSNFIDDEHGSYWIGKCADGNVTSYLLYEMSHGSPNCSKSHSYQQNIIFERKHRFICEKSALLYPDIPEEIQRLCPEPDWPTSIM from the exons ACGGCCTGACCGCCACCAGCCCAGAGTTGAACATTGGGAAAGACATCGATGAGCGCGAGGATCCTCCCATTGCCTCGGGATCCGGAGGCATGCCAACCACTGCACAAACAG GTGCGCATGAACAGGAGTCGAAACTGAAGATCGGAAATAGACCGTTCCGTCTGATCTGCCTACTCTGCCTAGTCACGTCCGCCCTCATCGTGATAGTGATCGGACTCTCGATCCATG TATCACAGATTCGTCAGTCTCAGACCACCTTCGACCAAAACTGCCATGAGTTAAACTCAACCCTTCAAACCAAGGTCTCTGAGATATCCCACCTGAATCACTCCGAGAAAACCTGTCTCAAGAATCTTACTGCGCTCAAAACCAATCTGTCCGTTCTTGTACGAATGCACAACGATCTCCGGCACCAGATCACTGAGATAAAAACGAAGCTCAGATCCGTCAAGAACAGCATGGCTCAAATCTGTGAATTCTTGATCAGCAGAAGAG AGGAAAGGTGTCCTGGGAACTGGACCGAAAACGCAGATCGGTGTTATTTCATATCCGCCTTGGAGAAATCTTATGATGCAGCGAGGAATCATTGTTCAAACGTTGATGCAAGTCTCCTCGAAATCAATTCAAACAAGGAAAAG GATTTTGTTTCCAATTTTATCGACGATGAACACGGCTCctactggattggaaaatgcgcAGACGG GAATGTGACCTCTTATCTTCTCTACGAGATGTCCCATGGATCGCCCAACTGCAGTAAGTCCCACTCGTACCAACAGAATATCATTTTCGAAAGGAAACACAGATTCATCTGCGAGAAGTCTGCACTTTTATACCCGGATATTCCTGAAGAGATCCAACGTCTCTGTCCAGAACCTGACTGGCCGACTTCAATCATGTGA